A stretch of Xenopus laevis strain J_2021 chromosome 8S, Xenopus_laevis_v10.1, whole genome shotgun sequence DNA encodes these proteins:
- the otud5.S gene encoding OTU domain-containing protein 5-A isoform X1, with protein MTILPKKKPPPPPDPEANGERSGSGAPDSHSRSGARPRSSPPPRWAYPGNPSSTAERHTQQVSPPPGSATSGGAGPLGDGALGSCCCCNGAGAGGCCSGPGHSKRRRQVLSAGPGATGNCPDTDDGAGNNSEDEYETAAQTQHLDPDTAEQELCFEKTLSDKKGFIIKQMKEDGACLFRAVADQVYGDQDMHEVVRKHCMDYLMKNADYFSNYVTEDFTTYINRKRKNNCHGNHIEMQAMAEMYNRPVEVYQYGTEPINTFHGIQKNEDEPIRVSYHRNIHYNSVVNPNKATIGVGLGLPSFKPGYAEQSLMKSAIRTSEESWIEQQMLEDKKRATDWEATNEAIEEQVARESYLQWLRDQEKQARQPRKASATCSSATAAACSGLEEWSGRSPRQRSTAGSPEHPDLHAELCMKPPSPGAPLILGKPPSPCAPGPSNQMSTGADRATSPLVSLYPALECRAIMQHMSPTAFGLKDWDNDEILASVLAASQQEYLDTMKKSTLRRESSPDHS; from the exons ATGACGATTCTGCCCAAGAAGAAGCCGCCTCCACCCCCGGACCCAGAGGCAAATGGGGAGCGGAGCGGCTCCGGGGCACCCGACTCGCACTCTCGCTCTGGGGCCCGACCCCGCTCCTCCCCGCCCCCGCGCTGGGCCTACCCCGGGAACCCCTCATCCACCGCCGAGCGACACACTCAGCAAGTGTCTCCTCCCCCGGGCAGCGCCACGTCTGGCGGAGCCGGGCCCTTGGGAGACGGAGCTTTGGGCTCGTGTTGTTGTTGTAACGGCGCGGGGGCGGGCGGCTGCTGCTCGGGGCCTGGGCACAGTAAGAGGAGGAGACAAGTGCTGAGTGCGGGGCCCGGGGCCACAGGAAACTGCCCGGATACAGACGATGGAGCCGGGAACAACAGCGAGGATGAGTATGAGACTGCGGCCCAAACACAACACTTGGACCCCGACACTGCTGAGCAG GAGCTCTGCTTTGAGAAGACTCTGAGCGACAAGAAGGGCTTCATTATCAAACAGATGAAGGAGGATGGTGCCTGTCTGTTCAGAGCTGTGG CGGATCAGGTGTATGGCGACCAGGATATGCACGAGGTTGTGCGCAAGCATTGCATGGATTACTTG ATGAAGAACGCCGACTACTTCTCAAATTATGTGACTGAAGATTTTACCACCTACATCAACCGCAAACGGAAAAACAATTGTCATGGCAACCACATTGAGATGCAGGCCATGGCGGAGATGTACAATCGGCCAGTGGAGGTGTATCAGTATGGAACAG AACCAATCAACACATTTCATGGCATTCAGAAAAATGAAGATGAACCAATCAGAGTCAGTTACCATCGGAACATTCACTACAACTCCGTAGTAAACCCTAACAAGGCCACGATTGGCGTGGGGCTGGGCCTGCCGTCTTTTAAACCTGGG TATGCGGAGCAGTCCCTCATGAAGAGCGCCATCAGAACCTCAGAGGAGTCCTGGATAGAGCAACAGATGTTAGAAGATAAGAAAAGGGCCACCGACTGGGAGGCCACCAATGAGGCCATAGAGGAGCAAGTGGCGCGGGAGTCCTACCTGCAGTGGCTGCGGGACCAGGAGAAACAAGCCAGACAG CCGCGCAAAGCCAGTGCAACATGCAGTTCTGCGACTGCGGCAGCATGCAGTGGGCTGGAGGAATGGAGCGGCAGATCCCCAAGACAGCGCAGTACAGCAGGGTCCCCTGAGCACCCCGACCTGCATGCAGAATTATGTATGAAGCCGCCATCCCCAGGGGCCCCACTTATATTAGGCAAGCCACCGTCCCCTTGCGCCCCAG gccctagcaaccagatgagcACAGGAGCTGACCGAGCAACGTCCCCGCTTGTGTCCTTGTACCCGGCCCTGGAATGCAGAGCAATCATGCAGCACATGTCGCCCACAGCGTTTG GGCTAAAGGATTGGGACAATGATGAAATTCTTGCGTCTGTATTAGCCGCATCCCAGCAGGAATACCTGGACACCATGAAGAAGAGCACCCTGAGAAGAGAGTCCTCCCCGGATCACAGCTGA
- the otud5.S gene encoding OTU domain-containing protein 5-A (The RefSeq protein has 1 substitution compared to this genomic sequence), producing MTILPKKKPPPPPDPEANGERSGSGAPDSHSRSGARPRSSPPPRWAYPGNPSSAAERHTQQVSPPPGSATSGGAGPLGDGALGSCCCCNGAGAGGCCSGPGHSKRRRQVLSAGPGATGNCPDTDDGAGNNSEDEYETAAQTQHLDPDTAEQQELCFEKTLSDKKGFIIKQMKEDGACLFRAVADQVYGDQDMHEVVRKHCMDYLMKNADYFSNYVTEDFTTYINRKRKNNCHGNHIEMQAMAEMYNRPVEVYQYGTEPINTFHGIQKNEDEPIRVSYHRNIHYNSVVNPNKATIGVGLGLPSFKPGYAEQSLMKSAIRTSEESWIEQQMLEDKKRATDWEATNEAIEEQVARESYLQWLRDQEKQARQPRKASATCSSATAAACSGLEEWSGRSPRQRSTAGSPEHPDLHAELCMKPPSPGAPLILGKPPSPCAPGPSNQMSTGADRATSPLVSLYPALECRAIMQHMSPTAFGLKDWDNDEILASVLAASQQEYLDTMKKSTLRRESSPDHS from the exons ATGACGATTCTGCCCAAGAAGAAGCCGCCTCCACCCCCGGACCCAGAGGCAAATGGGGAGCGGAGCGGCTCCGGGGCACCCGACTCGCACTCTCGCTCTGGGGCCCGACCCCGCTCCTCCCCGCCCCCGCGCTGGGCCTACCCCGGGAACCCCTCATCCACCGCCGAGCGACACACTCAGCAAGTGTCTCCTCCCCCGGGCAGCGCCACGTCTGGCGGAGCCGGGCCCTTGGGAGACGGAGCTTTGGGCTCGTGTTGTTGTTGTAACGGCGCGGGGGCGGGCGGCTGCTGCTCGGGGCCTGGGCACAGTAAGAGGAGGAGACAAGTGCTGAGTGCGGGGCCCGGGGCCACAGGAAACTGCCCGGATACAGACGATGGAGCCGGGAACAACAGCGAGGATGAGTATGAGACTGCGGCCCAAACACAACACTTGGACCCCGACACTGCTGAGCAG CAGGAGCTCTGCTTTGAGAAGACTCTGAGCGACAAGAAGGGCTTCATTATCAAACAGATGAAGGAGGATGGTGCCTGTCTGTTCAGAGCTGTGG CGGATCAGGTGTATGGCGACCAGGATATGCACGAGGTTGTGCGCAAGCATTGCATGGATTACTTG ATGAAGAACGCCGACTACTTCTCAAATTATGTGACTGAAGATTTTACCACCTACATCAACCGCAAACGGAAAAACAATTGTCATGGCAACCACATTGAGATGCAGGCCATGGCGGAGATGTACAATCGGCCAGTGGAGGTGTATCAGTATGGAACAG AACCAATCAACACATTTCATGGCATTCAGAAAAATGAAGATGAACCAATCAGAGTCAGTTACCATCGGAACATTCACTACAACTCCGTAGTAAACCCTAACAAGGCCACGATTGGCGTGGGGCTGGGCCTGCCGTCTTTTAAACCTGGG TATGCGGAGCAGTCCCTCATGAAGAGCGCCATCAGAACCTCAGAGGAGTCCTGGATAGAGCAACAGATGTTAGAAGATAAGAAAAGGGCCACCGACTGGGAGGCCACCAATGAGGCCATAGAGGAGCAAGTGGCGCGGGAGTCCTACCTGCAGTGGCTGCGGGACCAGGAGAAACAAGCCAGACAG CCGCGCAAAGCCAGTGCAACATGCAGTTCTGCGACTGCGGCAGCATGCAGTGGGCTGGAGGAATGGAGCGGCAGATCCCCAAGACAGCGCAGTACAGCAGGGTCCCCTGAGCACCCCGACCTGCATGCAGAATTATGTATGAAGCCGCCATCCCCAGGGGCCCCACTTATATTAGGCAAGCCACCGTCCCCTTGCGCCCCAG gccctagcaaccagatgagcACAGGAGCTGACCGAGCAACGTCCCCGCTTGTGTCCTTGTACCCGGCCCTGGAATGCAGAGCAATCATGCAGCACATGTCGCCCACAGCGTTTG GGCTAAAGGATTGGGACAATGATGAAATTCTTGCGTCTGTATTAGCCGCATCCCAGCAGGAATACCTGGACACCATGAAGAAGAGCACCCTGAGAAGAGAGTCCTCCCCGGATCACAGCTGA